The sequence TAAAATGACACATAAACCTGCAAAAACTTTCAAAATAGAAAACAGAGGGCTTTTAAAAGAAGGATACTTTGCTGATATAGTTATATTTGATGAAAATACAACTATTGATAAAGGAACTTTTATTGATCCAATTCAATTCCCTGAAGGAATTAGTCATATTATTGTCAATGGAAAAGTTTTAATTGATAATTACAAAAAAAATGAAGTTCTTGCTGGAAAAGTTATTAGAATAAAAAAATAAATTCAAATATGCCCTAAATAAACCTAGACATATAATTATCAATTTTTCTATAAAGTGTTGCTATTCCTATTCCTAGTTTTTCAGCACAAAGATTTTTTCCTGCAGTATCACTTCCATAAATTGAAAGAGCTTTTTTTATAAGAAGTTTTTCACTTTCTTCTAAAGTAATCAGTTCCATATCTTCTTCGTATTTTATATTTTCTGTAATACAATTGTTTACTATATTTTCATAAATCATATCTTTTGTTATTATACCTCTTTCATCAGACATATTTATCATAAATTCAACTGCATTTTCAAGTTCTCTTACATTTCCTGGCCACAAATAATTTTTCATTATTTTAATTACTTCATTATCTATTGAATGAACATTTTTATTAAATATTTTATTATATTTTTCCATTAAAATTCTCATTATTAAAAAAATATCTTCATCTCTTTCACGAAGAGGAGGTACTCTTAAAGGAATAACATTAAGCCTATAGTAAAGATCTTCTCTAAACTTTTTTCTCTTATTTTTTGCTTTAAATCCATATTTGTTGCTGCTATAACCCTTATATCCAACTTTATTAATTTATTTGATCCTATTCTTACAATACTTCTTTCTTGTAAAACTCTCAAAAGCTTTACCTGAAGATAAAAAGGCATTTCACCTATTTCATCAAGAAAAATTACCCCTCCATTTGCTAATTCAAATTTACCAACTCTTCCCTCAGAACTTGCACCACTAAAAGCTCCTTTTACATATCCAAAAAGTTCACTTTCAAGAAGTGAATCTGGAATTGCTCCACAATTTATAGCTATGAAAGGTTTTTTAGAACGCTTACTGCAACTATGTATAGCTCTTGCTATAAGTTCTTTACCTGTTCCACTCTCTCCTGTTATAAGAACTGTTGACTGAGTATCAGCTATTTTTTTTATTTTTTCTTTTAAATCTATAACAGCTTCTGAATCTCCTATAATGTCTTCTATGCTTATTGGATTAGCAGCTACTGTTATTTTACTTATTTCTTCATTTGTCTTACTGTAGTTATTAAAAAGAAAAATTTTATACTCTTTATTTGTAAAAGATGAAATTGGAAGTAAACTTCCAACAAGAGTATATTTCTTTTTTTCAATTTCTGCTGAAAAAACATCTTTTCCAAAAATAACTTCATTTTTTTGAATAATATTTATATTTCTAGAATTATTTCTGAAATCTGTTCCTATTCTTAATTCTCTAATTGCAGAATCGTTTGCATCAATTATTTTTCCATCATAATCAAGAACAAGAACACATTTATCAAAATTATTTATAATCTGGCTTAAAATATCCATTCTTTCTTTTTTTTCAATAGCTTCTTCAAACTCAAAAATTTTCCCTGAAATAAAATCACTTATTTGTTCTGTAAATCTTAAATGTGAACTTATATTTTTTAAAACCTTATTTTTTATTTTATCTGAAAGACAAACAAGTCCTATTACTCCTATAACTTTATCTTTATATAAAATTGGAGCAGATATTTCTAATTTTTCATGACAGCTATTTTTTATACTGCATTCTTTACACAGAGGATGAGTACTTGGATCTTCAATTACATGACTTTCTCCTGTTAAAAGTACATCTTTATATATAGCTCCTTTTGAAATTTTATTTTCTTCTTTTTCAAATATACCTGTTCCAGCAACTCTTATCATTTCTTCATCAACTATTTCAACTTCACATTCAACAACACTTGAAATTATTTTTGCATATTCTTTTACATGAGATTGTATTTTTCTTAAAAGAGACAAAACTTACCTCCTGAATATTTTCATATTTCTATAAAATAAAAGTCTTTAAAAAAATTTTTATCATATTAATTATATCATATTTTTATAAAAAATGGGACTGATGCATTTAGATAAAAATAAATTTTTATTACTGTTCATATGAAAGAAAAAGAGACTGCTGAATTTCAACAGTCCCTTTTAGGTGTAAATCTATATTAAGTTTTTGAATGGGCTGATTAATGAGCTGGAACAAATCCTTCTTCTTTTACAATTTCTTGTCCCTTACCAGATACAGCAAAGTCTACAACTTCTTTTGTTACTCCATCTCTTGCTGAATCAACATACCAGAATACTTCTCTTGCTATTGGATATGTTTTATTTGCAACAGTTTCAAATGTAGGTTTAACTCCATTTACAGCAACTGAATCAACAGTGTCGTTCATATATCCCATACCTATATAACCAATTGCATATTTTGATTTAGCAACTTCTTGAAGAATAGCTTGGTTTGATGGCATATATAGTGTATCTTGTCCATATTCAACTACACTTTTCTTATCTCCACCTCTTAAAACTTCTTCTTTGAAGTAAGCATGTGTTCCTGAAGAAGAATCTCTTGAAAGTACTACTATTTTAGCATCGTCTCCTCCTAATTCTTTCCAGTTAGTTATCTCTCCAGAGAAGATTCCTGCAAGAGTTTTTGTATCTAAATCTTTAATATGGTTTCCATGGTTTATAATAACTGTAATTCCATCATATCCTAATACAACTTCATCTATATTTATTCCTTCTTTTTTTAATGCTTCAACTTCAGAACTTTTAATATTTCTTGATGCCATTGCAATGTCAGCAGTTTTATTTATAAGAGAAGCTATTCCTACTCCTGATCCTCCTCCTGTAACTGCTATTCTTGCTTTCTTATTAGTTTTCATATATTCCTCAACAATTGCCTGAGAAGCATTTAAAATTGTATCTGAACCTTTAATTTGTACCACAGATGACTTTGCATATGCTCCCATTCCAGCTAAAACGATTCCAAGCATTATAATACTTTTTCTGATTGTCATTTTTAATCCTCCTTAAACTACCTTAATTTTTAATTTTTTATTTTACAAAATGATTATAATTCTTTTCTGTTAACCTAAGATAAATTTAATGTAAAAAAACTGTAAAATTTATTTTTAAATCAAAACAGTAAAAAATATCAAAAAAAGTATTTACTTTTTTCAAAATATGGGTTATATATCTAAATATAGATGTATTATTTGTTGTATAGCTTATTTTAAGGAGGATGGAAACAATGACAAAAAAAGAATTTGTAGAAGACATCGCAACAAGAGGGGAATACACAAAAAAAGAAGCTGAAAAAATAGTTAATCTATTTTTAGAAACAGTTGAAGACAATCTAGAAAAAGGAAACTCTGTAGGTTTCGTAGGATGGGGAAAATGGGAAGTTACTGAAAGAGCTGCAAGAGAAGTAAGAAATCCTCAGACTGGTAAAAAAATGAAAATCAAAGCTAAAAAAGTAGTAAAATTCAAAGTTGGAAAAATTCTTGAAGAAAAAGTTAAAAATGCAAAATAGTAATATATTGTTTATATAAACAGGAACTTTTCAAAGTTCCTGTTTTTATTTTGTAAAATTGTTAAATAAAAATAAAGTATATATGTATATAATCAATAATAATTTTTTTAATTAAAAAAACTGCTGTATATTTTCATATTATACAGCAGTTTTTTATTTTTATTTTTTCATATTTATATGAGCTAAAAGAAGAGCTATATCATTTCCTGTAACTCCACTTATTCTGCTTGCTTCACCTATTGAAATAGGTTTAACATCACAAAGACCAGCTTTTGCTATGTTTGATATTCCTCTTACAGAAGTAAAATCAAAATCTTTAGGAATCATTATTCCTTC is a genomic window of Fusobacterium perfoetens containing:
- a CDS encoding sigma 54-interacting transcriptional regulator; the protein is MSLLRKIQSHVKEYAKIISSVVECEVEIVDEEMIRVAGTGIFEKEENKISKGAIYKDVLLTGESHVIEDPSTHPLCKECSIKNSCHEKLEISAPILYKDKVIGVIGLVCLSDKIKNKVLKNISSHLRFTEQISDFISGKIFEFEEAIEKKERMDILSQIINNFDKCVLVLDYDGKIIDANDSAIRELRIGTDFRNNSRNINIIQKNEVIFGKDVFSAEIEKKKYTLVGSLLPISSFTNKEYKIFLFNNYSKTNEEISKITVAANPISIEDIIGDSEAVIDLKEKIKKIADTQSTVLITGESGTGKELIARAIHSCSKRSKKPFIAINCGAIPDSLLESELFGYVKGAFSGASSEGRVGKFELANGGVIFLDEIGEMPFYLQVKLLRVLQERSIVRIGSNKLIKLDIRVIAATNMDLKQKIREKSLEKIFTIGLMLFL
- a CDS encoding PstS family phosphate ABC transporter substrate-binding protein; this encodes MTIRKSIIMLGIVLAGMGAYAKSSVVQIKGSDTILNASQAIVEEYMKTNKKARIAVTGGGSGVGIASLINKTADIAMASRNIKSSEVEALKKEGINIDEVVLGYDGITVIINHGNHIKDLDTKTLAGIFSGEITNWKELGGDDAKIVVLSRDSSSGTHAYFKEEVLRGGDKKSVVEYGQDTLYMPSNQAILQEVAKSKYAIGYIGMGYMNDTVDSVAVNGVKPTFETVANKTYPIAREVFWYVDSARDGVTKEVVDFAVSGKGQEIVKEEGFVPAH
- a CDS encoding HU family DNA-binding protein, which encodes MTKKEFVEDIATRGEYTKKEAEKIVNLFLETVEDNLEKGNSVGFVGWGKWEVTERAAREVRNPQTGKKMKIKAKKVVKFKVGKILEEKVKNAK